Proteins from a single region of Mus pahari chromosome 2, PAHARI_EIJ_v1.1, whole genome shotgun sequence:
- the Aicda gene encoding single-stranded DNA cytosine deaminase, whose protein sequence is MDSLLMKQKKFLYHFKNVRWAKGRHETYLCYVVKRRDSATSCSLDFGHLRNKSGCHVELLFLRYISDWDLDPGRCYRVTWFTSWSPCYDCARHVAEFLRWNPNLSLRIFTARLYFCEDRKAEPEGLRRLHRAGVQIGIMTFKDYFYCWNTFVENHERTFKAWEGLHENSVRLTRQLRRILLPLYEVDDLRDAFRMLGL, encoded by the exons ATGGACAG CCTTCTGATGAAGCAAAAGAAGTTTCTTTACCACTTCAAAAATGTCCGCTGGGCCAAGGGTAGGCATGAGACCTACCTGTGCTATGTGGTGAAGAGGAGAGATAGCGCCACCTCCTGCTCACTGGACTTCGGCCACCTTCGCAACAAG TCCGGCTGCCACGTGGAATTGTTGTTCCTACGCTACATCTCGGACTGGGACCTGGACCCCGGCCGGTGTTACCGCGTCACCTGGTTCACCTCCTGGAGCCCCTGCTACGACTGTGCCCGGCACGTGGCTGAGTTTCTGAGATGGAACCCTAACCTCAGCCTGAGGATTTTCACCGCGCGCCTCTACTTCTGTGAAGACCGCAAGGCTGAGCCTGAAGGGCTGCGGAGACTGCACCGCGCCGGGGTCCAGATAGGGATCATGACCTTCAAAG actatTTTTACTGCTGGAATACATTTGTAGAAAATCATGAAAGAACTTTCAAAGCCTGGGAAGGGCTACATGAAAATTCTGTCCGGCTAACCAGACAACTTCGGCGCATCCTTTTG cccttGTACGAAGTTGATGACTTGCGAGATGCATTTCGTATGTTGGGACTTTGA